A stretch of the Salvia splendens isolate huo1 unplaced genomic scaffold, SspV2 ctg772, whole genome shotgun sequence genome encodes the following:
- the LOC121791300 gene encoding transcription factor LRL2-like isoform X2 — MHSQPKPQNYVPFLSETGHAEIQKQKAYDVSAQCPTLRLPYPSQLEEYMRLHNGGEFVTSVTGLEELGVEELKLNEEFSHAFETYSRAAASKDPSKLHRKRSRERSYATDRIRKLRISHWLDALQELVPSPEGVGQAALLDGVIDHIKYLQYQMKDLCRNRLGSGSTSNSVIFLEGHGHYFLQDQMFNGPLEEMIGKLIRDYPSAATELLQSRGLIVLPMTFAEGLLESMGMLDIQG, encoded by the exons ATGCATTCCCAGCCAAAACCTCAAAATTATGTTCCGTTTCTTTCAGAGACAGGGCACGCTGAAATCCAGAAACAAAAGGCATATGATGTTTCAGCACAATGTCCTACTTTGCGATTACCATACCCTTCTCAATTG GAAGAGTACATGAGGCTGCATAATGGCGGAGAATTTGTGACCTCGGTGACTGGCTTGGAAGAACTTGGTGTAGAG GAACTGAAGTTGAATGAAGAGTTTAGTCATGCTTTTGAAACTTATTCACGTGCTGCTGCATCCAAAGATCCTTCTAAACTCCACAGGAAAAGATCAAGAGAGAGATCTTATGCCACTGATCGT ATTCGCAAATTGAGGATATCACATTGGCTAGATGCTTTACAAGAATTGGTTCCGTCGCCAGAAGGG GTTGGTCAAGCAGCGTTGCTGGATGGGGTGATTGACCATATCAAGTATTTGCAGTATCAAATGAAG GATCTATGTCGGAACCGATTGGGAAGTGGATCAACTTCTAATTCTGTTATTTTCCTTGAG GGACATGGGCATTACTTTCTTCAGGATCAGATGTTCAATGGTCCTCTGGAAGAGATGATAGGGAAGTTGATAAGGGATTATCCTTCGGCAGCTACCGAACTGCTGCAGAGTAGAGGTCTTATCGTGTTGCCTATGACTTTTGCAGAAGGATTACTTGAATCTATGGGCATGCTGGATATACAAGGTTGA
- the LOC121791300 gene encoding transcription factor LRL1-like isoform X1, producing the protein MEEQNHKNYLQFSPLALDWLASNAFGSHSNFDSDQHYIMAEGTGSCQWMHSQPKPQNYVPFLSETGHAEIQKQKAYDVSAQCPTLRLPYPSQLEEYMRLHNGGEFVTSVTGLEELGVEELKLNEEFSHAFETYSRAAASKDPSKLHRKRSRERSYATDRIRKLRISHWLDALQELVPSPEGVGQAALLDGVIDHIKYLQYQMKDLCRNRLGSGSTSNSVIFLEGHGHYFLQDQMFNGPLEEMIGKLIRDYPSAATELLQSRGLIVLPMTFAEGLLESMGMLDIQG; encoded by the exons ATGGAAGAACAAAATCACAAAAATTATTTGCAGTTTTCGCCACTGGCATTGGATTGGCTAGCAAGTAATGCATTTGGTTCACATAGTAACTTTGACTCTGATCAGCACTATATCATGGCAGAAGGGACTGGGTCCTGTCAGTGGATGCATTCCCAGCCAAAACCTCAAAATTATGTTCCGTTTCTTTCAGAGACAGGGCACGCTGAAATCCAGAAACAAAAGGCATATGATGTTTCAGCACAATGTCCTACTTTGCGATTACCATACCCTTCTCAATTG GAAGAGTACATGAGGCTGCATAATGGCGGAGAATTTGTGACCTCGGTGACTGGCTTGGAAGAACTTGGTGTAGAG GAACTGAAGTTGAATGAAGAGTTTAGTCATGCTTTTGAAACTTATTCACGTGCTGCTGCATCCAAAGATCCTTCTAAACTCCACAGGAAAAGATCAAGAGAGAGATCTTATGCCACTGATCGT ATTCGCAAATTGAGGATATCACATTGGCTAGATGCTTTACAAGAATTGGTTCCGTCGCCAGAAGGG GTTGGTCAAGCAGCGTTGCTGGATGGGGTGATTGACCATATCAAGTATTTGCAGTATCAAATGAAG GATCTATGTCGGAACCGATTGGGAAGTGGATCAACTTCTAATTCTGTTATTTTCCTTGAG GGACATGGGCATTACTTTCTTCAGGATCAGATGTTCAATGGTCCTCTGGAAGAGATGATAGGGAAGTTGATAAGGGATTATCCTTCGGCAGCTACCGAACTGCTGCAGAGTAGAGGTCTTATCGTGTTGCCTATGACTTTTGCAGAAGGATTACTTGAATCTATGGGCATGCTGGATATACAAGGTTGA
- the LOC121791306 gene encoding DUF21 domain-containing protein At4g14240-like — protein sequence MAVIGFNIPQRCNVRQNSTRGATKQQNYNSLDTYTVRHLSLARCDRFIIYAVLFAICEETYGAVGIKNNYEFLNPSLSTFLFSISRVVEKQGVKTEVAFLFQFFFSAVAAEVMAWSVNAAAMVSPFADSNDIEFGNPWWFVFAGVSCFLVLFAGIMSGLTLGLMSLGIVELEILQRSGNSTERKQAAVIFPVVQKQHQLLVTLLLCNAAAVEPLPLYLDKLFHPVVAVILSVTFVLAFGEIIPQAACSRYGLAVGANCVWLVRILMIICYPIAYPIGKILDFVLGHQDALFRRPQLKALVSIHSQEAGRGGELTHDETTIINGALDLTEKTAKEAMTPIESTFSLDANTKLNWETIGKILARGHSRIPVYSGNPKNIIGLLLVKNLLTVRAEVETPVSSVSIRRMPRVPADMPLYDILNEFQKGGSHIAAVVKVREKEKKLISSNVMVGEKISTKGDSQLKIPLLDKYGGEANTVVVNIEKPEKKGFVTYNSNAVEEVEDGEVIGIITLEDVFEELLQEEIVDETDVYIDVHKRIRVAAAAAAAAAASSVARAPSTRRLQKAAEVGPGKQ from the exons ATGGCGGTGATCGGCTTCAATATTCCACAACGGTGCAACGTACGTCAAAACTCGACACGTGGCGCcacaaaacaacaaaactaCAACTCCCTAGATACATATACAGTGCGTCACCTCTCGCTTGCTCGCTGTGACCGATTCATTATTTATGCGGTTTTGTTTGCAATTTGTGAAGAAACGTATGGCGCTGTTGGAATAAAAAACAACTATGAATTTCTTAATCCGTCGCTCTCaacttttttgttttcaatttctAGAGTCGTAGAAAAACAGGGAGTTAAAACCGAAGTAGCTTTccttttccaattttttttttctgctgTTGCGGCGGAGGTGATGGCTTGGTCGGTTAATGCGGCGGCGATGGTTTCGCCCTTCGCCGATTCCAACGACATCGAATTTGGGAATCCGTGGTGGTTTGTCTTCGCCGGCGTCTCCTGCTTCCTCGTTCTCTTCGCCGGAATCATGTCCGGTTTGACTCTCGGATTGATGTCTCTCGGAATCGTTGAGCTCGAGATACTGCAGCGGAGCGGCAATTCCACGGAGAGGAAACAAGCTG CTGTTATTTTTCCGGTGGTTCAGAAGCAGCACCAACTTCTTGTAACCCTACTACTGTGCAATGCTGCTGCGGTGGAG CCTCTTCCACTATATCTGGACAAGTTGTTTCATCCTGTTGTTGCTGTCATTCTGTCGGTGACGTTTGTTCTGGCTTTTGGTGAG ATAATCCCTCAAGCAGCATGCTCCAGATATGGGTTGGCTGTGGGTGCCAATTGTGTGTGGCTCGTGCGCATTTTGATGATTATTTGCTACCCGATTGCTTATCCTATTGGAAAG ATCCTCGATTTTGTCTTGGGCCATCAAGATGCTTTATTTAGACGACCTCAACTAAAGGCTCTCGTATCTATCCATAGCCAGGAG GCAGGCAGAGGTGGTGAACTTACTCATGACGAAACAACAATTATTAACGGAGCACTAGATTTGACAGAAAAG ACAGCCAAGGAGGCAATGACACCCATTGAATCAACATTTTCCCTTGATGCGAACACCAAACTGAATTG GGAAACTATTGGAAAAATCCTTGCACGGGGTCATAGTCGCATTCCTGTGTACTCAGGGAACCCAAAGAACATTATCGGACTTCTGCTG GTGAAAAATCTCCTCACTGTAAGAGCTGAAGTGGAGACTCCAGTTAGCTCGGTTTCAATCAGGAGAATGCCTAG AGTACCAGCAGATATGCCCTTGTATGATATCCTTAATGAGTTTCAAAAGGGTGGCAGCCACATAGCAGCTGTAGTAAAggtgagagagaaggagaagaagcttATTTCCTCTAATGTGATGGTTGGAGAGAAAATTTCCACCAAAGGTGATTCGCAATTGAAAATCCCATTGCTCGACAAGTATGGTGGAGAAGCAAATACTGTTGTGGTCAACATCGAGAAGCCTGAGAAAAAGGGTTTCGTGACATACAACTCGAATGCTGTAGAGGAAGTTGAAGATGGAGAAGTTATCGGCATAATCACCTTGGAAGACGTATTTGAAGAACTTCTACAG GAGGAAATTGTTGATGAGACAGATGTTTATATAGATGTGCATAAAAG AATACGTgtagctgctgctgctgctgctgctgctgctgcttcttcAGTTGCTCGAGCTCCTTCGACTCGTAGGCTTCAGAAGGCAGCCGAA GTCGGCCCGGGCAAGCAATGA